The Candidatus Limnocylindrales bacterium genome has a segment encoding these proteins:
- a CDS encoding c-type cytochrome: MRTCGGAAIAICLVLCAACKREERSFRVEPPDAARIDAKRLSELHPGSPPPPTPVHNDYEDNAFAMSEGKRLFNWMNCSGCHAQGGGGMGPPLMDDKWIYGAAPEQVFATIVEGRPNGMPSFKGKIPDNQVWELVAYVRSLSGNVSRNAAPTRDDHINVKQQEQSTPVQPPVASAPPPPPAGK, from the coding sequence ATGAGGACCTGCGGAGGCGCGGCGATCGCGATCTGCCTCGTGCTCTGCGCGGCATGTAAGCGCGAGGAGCGCTCGTTCCGCGTCGAGCCGCCCGACGCCGCGCGCATCGACGCGAAAAGGCTTTCCGAGCTGCATCCCGGCTCACCGCCGCCGCCCACGCCCGTCCACAACGACTACGAAGACAACGCGTTCGCGATGAGCGAGGGCAAACGGCTTTTCAACTGGATGAACTGTTCGGGCTGCCACGCGCAGGGCGGCGGCGGCATGGGACCGCCGCTGATGGACGACAAGTGGATCTACGGCGCGGCGCCCGAGCAGGTCTTCGCGACCATCGTCGAAGGCCGTCCGAACGGTATGCCGTCGTTCAAAGGAAAGATCCCCGACAACCAGGTCTGGGAGCTGGTCGCCTACGTACGGTCGCTCAGCGGCAATGTTTCGCGCAATGCGGCGCCGACGCGCGATGACCACATCAACGTCAAGCAGCAGGAGCAGTCCACGCCGGTGCAGCCTCCGGTCGCGAGCGCGCCGCCGCCGCCGCCGGCGGGGAAATGA
- a CDS encoding response regulator — translation MIVDGIHAVDILLADDNDNDIELTIRAFNKHRIVNSIHVVHDGREALEYLFCTDRYAHRSIADLPKVVLLDVKMPFVDGIEVLRRIRTDPRTHELPVVMLTSSSLDRDAIECYNLGVNSYIVKPVDFEQFHEAARIIGFYWLFLNKARPHEDAAV, via the coding sequence ATGATCGTCGACGGAATCCATGCAGTGGACATCCTTCTGGCGGATGACAACGACAACGACATCGAGCTGACGATCCGGGCATTCAACAAGCACCGCATCGTCAACAGCATCCACGTCGTGCACGACGGGCGCGAGGCTCTCGAGTATCTGTTCTGCACCGATCGCTATGCGCACCGGTCGATCGCCGACCTGCCGAAGGTGGTGCTGCTCGACGTCAAGATGCCGTTCGTCGACGGCATCGAGGTGCTGCGGCGGATTCGCACCGACCCCCGTACGCACGAGCTGCCGGTCGTGATGCTGACGTCGTCGAGTCTCGATCGCGACGCAATCGAGTGTTACAACCTCGGCGTCAACAGCTACATCGTAAAACCCGTCGACTTCGAGCAGTTCCACGAAGCGGCGCGCATCATCGGGTTCTACTGGCTGTTCCTCAACAAGGCCCGCCCCCACGAAGACGCCGCCGTCTGA
- a CDS encoding substrate-binding domain-containing protein — protein sequence MRLRFHSRDSRAAAGCDAQCMLSGALLAAMLLFIQGCPAEPDQPSPPKPPSVSVKREHLRVCADPNNLPFSNEREEGFENRIARLIAADLGIDVQYTWWAQRRGFLRNTLKAGLCDVVIGVPSALDMVLATAPYYRSIYVFVSRADRGLDIRSFDDPRLHALRVGVQLIGDDGNNSPPAHALARRNVIDNIVGYTVYGNYAEPNPSARIVRAVAASDVDVAVVWGPLAGYFAKTASVPLALAPVSPQVDQPFLPFAYDISMGVRRGEEPLRDELDRILVRERGAIGRILDDYGVPRAPAPVAPSPTGADLLVRDHAVNADHPGSGGGT from the coding sequence ATGCGTTTGCGCTTCCATAGCCGCGACTCGCGTGCCGCGGCCGGCTGCGACGCACAGTGCATGCTCAGCGGCGCGCTGCTCGCGGCAATGCTTCTGTTCATCCAGGGATGTCCGGCCGAGCCCGACCAGCCGTCGCCTCCCAAACCGCCATCCGTATCGGTCAAGCGCGAGCACCTTCGCGTCTGCGCCGATCCGAACAATCTTCCGTTTTCGAACGAGCGCGAGGAAGGCTTCGAGAACCGCATCGCGCGGCTGATCGCGGCCGACCTCGGCATCGACGTCCAGTACACGTGGTGGGCGCAGCGCCGCGGGTTCCTGCGCAACACACTCAAGGCCGGACTCTGCGACGTGGTGATCGGAGTGCCGTCGGCGCTCGACATGGTGCTCGCAACCGCGCCGTATTACCGGTCGATCTATGTCTTCGTCTCGCGCGCCGACCGCGGTCTCGACATCCGCTCGTTCGACGATCCGAGGCTTCATGCGCTTCGCGTCGGCGTGCAGCTGATCGGCGACGACGGCAACAACTCGCCGCCGGCACACGCACTGGCCAGGCGCAACGTCATCGACAACATCGTCGGCTACACCGTCTACGGCAACTACGCCGAGCCGAATCCGTCGGCGCGCATCGTGCGCGCAGTCGCTGCTTCGGACGTCGATGTCGCGGTGGTCTGGGGGCCGCTCGCCGGTTATTTCGCAAAGACCGCTTCGGTTCCGCTGGCGCTCGCCCCCGTCTCTCCGCAGGTCGACCAGCCGTTCCTGCCGTTCGCGTACGACATCTCGATGGGCGTGCGCCGCGGTGAGGAGCCGCTGCGCGACGAGCTCGACCGGATCCTCGTGCGCGAGCGCGGTGCGATCGGTCGCATCCTCGACGATTACGGCGTGCCGCGCGCACCGGCGCCTGTCGCGCCCTCTCCGACCGGCGCCGATCTTCTCGTCCGCGATCATGCGGTCAATGCGGACCACCCGGGGAGCGGAGGCGGCACATGA
- a CDS encoding TraR/DksA C4-type zinc finger protein yields MNGHPAHPDRPTIERIEEALLAARHDLVRERADAEHGLDDISAEREIEWEEMAQEEQSADVLTRLSAQQYARLRQIDGALERIDRGEYGTCMSCGQVIDVARLNAQPWTPWCPACAAEREAAPASPSGRASDRPQDHDEDIPDSAPDEEEGGAGSPLAPELSALDDAEVAETIREAFQTEVGEALDTVRVLCRDGVVILAGEVANETLPEIARRIVEDEAGYRVIDRLLVTDVAGGPSFERKRIARAHQLPATAVDDDESDLSEDVLEAEEDGLTFVPPTRPVTER; encoded by the coding sequence ATGAACGGACATCCTGCACATCCGGATCGCCCCACAATCGAGCGCATCGAGGAAGCGCTGCTCGCAGCCAGACACGACCTCGTGCGCGAACGCGCAGACGCCGAACACGGGCTCGACGACATCTCCGCCGAGCGTGAGATCGAGTGGGAAGAGATGGCCCAGGAGGAGCAGAGCGCCGACGTGCTGACGAGGCTCAGTGCCCAGCAGTATGCACGGCTGCGGCAGATCGACGGCGCGCTCGAGCGCATCGACCGCGGCGAATACGGAACGTGCATGAGCTGCGGTCAGGTGATCGACGTCGCCCGTCTGAACGCACAGCCGTGGACCCCGTGGTGCCCTGCGTGCGCCGCCGAGCGCGAAGCGGCGCCGGCATCGCCGTCCGGACGTGCGTCCGACCGTCCGCAGGATCACGACGAGGACATTCCCGACTCTGCTCCCGATGAAGAGGAAGGAGGCGCCGGAAGCCCGCTCGCCCCCGAGCTGAGCGCACTCGACGACGCGGAAGTGGCGGAAACAATCCGTGAGGCTTTTCAGACGGAGGTCGGCGAAGCGCTCGATACGGTTCGCGTGCTCTGTCGAGACGGCGTCGTGATTCTCGCCGGAGAGGTCGCCAACGAAACGCTGCCGGAGATTGCGCGCCGCATCGTGGAAGACGAGGCGGGCTATCGGGTGATCGACCGGCTGCTGGTGACCGATGTCGCAGGTGGGCCTTCCTTTGAACGCAAACGCATTGCGCGTGCGCATCAGCTTCCCGCAACTGCGGTCGACGACGACGAAAGCGACCTGTCCGAAGATGTGCTCGAAGCGGAGGAGGACGGATTGACCTTTGTCCCTCCGACGCGGCCCGTCACCGAACGTTGA
- the coxB gene encoding cytochrome c oxidase subunit II, which translates to MRCAIRHGLGIAWSAAFTALSVRTSAAASSVLEPAGAGARLASKLWWWIGGTLSVLYVLIGALLVFVIVRRATRVADGFSIPPPDEPRERRLAKIVAVNAVLTTLLLVVFLAVSLSVGHAVVALSSNVDVRMKVTGHQWWWEIEYEDPVASNTFVTANEFHVPVGKTVDLHLVSADVIHSFWIPNLTGKRDLIPGRNNHVVIRAERAGEYVGQCAEFCGLQHAHMRIVVVAESDEDFARWLVHEREPAPEPTGEKEIHGRQVFTSGPCVMCHTVRGTMAASRAGPELTHLASRRTLGAGTIPNTRAHLFAWITDSQSVKPGNRMPQVPMQGADLDDLAAWLETLR; encoded by the coding sequence ATGCGCTGCGCGATCCGACATGGCCTGGGCATCGCGTGGTCGGCTGCTTTCACTGCCCTCTCGGTGCGGACATCTGCGGCGGCGTCATCCGTTCTGGAACCGGCCGGTGCAGGGGCGCGCCTCGCGTCGAAGCTGTGGTGGTGGATCGGCGGCACGCTGTCGGTTCTCTATGTTCTGATCGGCGCGCTGCTCGTCTTCGTCATCGTGCGGCGCGCGACTCGCGTGGCGGACGGCTTCAGCATCCCGCCGCCGGATGAGCCGCGCGAGCGCCGGCTCGCAAAGATCGTCGCCGTAAATGCCGTGCTGACCACTCTGCTTCTCGTGGTGTTCCTGGCGGTCAGCCTTTCGGTCGGGCACGCCGTCGTCGCGCTGTCGTCCAATGTCGACGTCCGCATGAAGGTGACCGGTCACCAGTGGTGGTGGGAGATCGAGTACGAAGATCCGGTCGCGTCCAACACCTTCGTGACTGCCAACGAGTTTCACGTGCCGGTCGGAAAGACGGTGGACCTGCATCTCGTCTCGGCGGACGTGATCCACAGCTTCTGGATCCCGAATCTCACAGGGAAACGCGACCTGATTCCGGGCCGCAACAACCACGTGGTGATCCGCGCCGAGCGTGCCGGCGAATATGTCGGGCAGTGCGCGGAATTCTGCGGCCTCCAGCACGCGCACATGCGCATCGTCGTCGTTGCCGAGAGCGACGAGGACTTCGCGCGCTGGCTCGTCCACGAACGCGAGCCGGCGCCGGAGCCGACCGGAGAAAAGGAGATCCACGGACGCCAAGTCTTCACATCCGGCCCGTGCGTCATGTGCCACACGGTGCGCGGCACGATGGCCGCAAGCCGCGCCGGGCCGGAGCTCACCCATCTTGCAAGCCGCCGCACGCTCGGCGCCGGAACCATCCCGAACACGCGCGCGCACCTGTTCGCGTGGATCACCGACTCGCAGTCGGTCAAGCCCGGAAACAGGATGCCGCAGGTGCCGATGCAAGGCGCCGATCTCGACGACCTCGCCGCGTGGCTGGAGACACTGCGATGA
- a CDS encoding cytochrome c oxidase subunit 3 has product MNGARDIDVSRLTRVAFDSRSLFWWGILGFLAIETTMLVICLVSYFYFRSNEVHWPPPPTAPPNLDAATVTLGLLLLSVPAMIFTERAARRFDLRRTLAGHVVCDVLGIAFVISRWIELDRLNVRWDANAYGSVVWVIIGLHTSHLFAEVVETVYFTYFLARHPRPNYFTDATDNALYWYFIVAIWVPCYVTLYLVPRMG; this is encoded by the coding sequence ATGAACGGCGCGCGCGACATCGACGTCTCGCGCCTGACGCGCGTCGCCTTCGACAGCCGGAGCCTGTTCTGGTGGGGCATCCTCGGCTTTCTCGCGATCGAAACGACGATGCTCGTGATCTGCCTCGTCAGCTACTTCTACTTCCGCAGCAACGAGGTCCACTGGCCTCCGCCGCCGACTGCACCGCCGAACCTCGACGCCGCAACCGTCACGCTCGGACTCCTGCTGCTCAGTGTCCCGGCCATGATCTTCACCGAACGGGCCGCACGCCGGTTCGACCTTCGCCGGACGCTGGCCGGACATGTCGTCTGCGACGTGCTGGGCATCGCATTCGTCATCTCGCGCTGGATCGAGCTCGACCGGCTCAACGTGCGCTGGGACGCCAACGCGTACGGTTCGGTGGTGTGGGTGATCATCGGGCTGCACACGTCGCATCTTTTCGCCGAAGTCGTCGAGACCGTCTACTTCACGTACTTCCTCGCGCGCCATCCGCGGCCGAATTACTTCACGGACGCTACCGACAACGCACTCTACTGGTACTTCATCGTCGCGATCTGGGTCCCGTGCTACGTGACGCTCTATCTCGTTCCGAGGATGGGCTGA
- a CDS encoding methanol/ethanol family PQQ-dependent dehydrogenase, translating to MAATAPRPEYHPGDIHDDGQWTMPAKDYSSTRFSALDQITAANVKQMQVAWTFSTGLNRGAEAAPIVAGDTMYITTPYPNTLFALDLSKPGAPLKWKYDPEPKSASQGVACCDVVNRGGVYSNGRFFYNTLDGNAVAVDAATGREVWKTSLGDINNGETITMAPLVVKDKVLIGNSGGEMGVRGWLTALYTSDGKVAWRAYNTGPDSDCLIGADFHPFYAKDRGKDLGVSTWPPDAWKIGGGTVWGWISYDPETNAIFYGTGNGGPWNPDQRPGDNKWTCGLWARDLDSGQARWFYQFSPHDLYDWDAINEQILTELEIGGTKRKVLIRPERNGYIYVMDRATGELLSATGFVHNTATKGVDLKTGELLHIDEMKPVMGKVVRDICPAAPGAKDWNPSAYSPKTGLLYLPHNNLCMDFEGMSANYIAGTPYVGAEVRMHAGPEGNRGLFTAWDPVGAKVVWQIKEDLPVWSGALVTAGDIVFYGTMEGWFKALDARTGELLWQFKTGSGIIGQPITYRAPDGRQYVAVLSGVGGWSGAIVAGDLDPRDQSAALGFVGAVPDLLDKSTKGGTLYAFALP from the coding sequence GTGGCCGCGACCGCGCCGCGGCCGGAGTATCACCCCGGCGACATCCACGACGACGGCCAGTGGACGATGCCCGCGAAGGACTACTCGAGCACGCGCTTCAGCGCTCTCGACCAGATCACCGCGGCCAACGTCAAGCAGATGCAGGTCGCGTGGACGTTCTCGACCGGCCTCAATCGCGGCGCCGAGGCAGCGCCGATCGTTGCCGGCGACACGATGTACATCACCACACCGTACCCGAACACGCTTTTTGCGCTCGATCTGTCGAAGCCCGGTGCACCACTCAAATGGAAGTACGATCCCGAACCGAAGAGTGCTTCGCAGGGGGTCGCGTGCTGCGACGTCGTCAATCGCGGCGGCGTCTATTCGAACGGGCGTTTCTTCTACAACACGCTCGACGGCAACGCCGTCGCCGTCGACGCCGCGACCGGACGCGAAGTCTGGAAGACGAGCCTCGGAGACATCAACAACGGCGAGACGATCACGATGGCGCCGCTGGTGGTCAAGGACAAGGTCCTCATCGGAAACAGCGGCGGCGAGATGGGCGTGCGCGGATGGCTGACGGCCCTCTACACCAGCGACGGCAAGGTCGCATGGCGAGCATACAACACCGGTCCGGATTCGGATTGCCTGATCGGCGCCGACTTCCATCCGTTCTACGCAAAGGATCGCGGCAAGGATCTCGGCGTCAGCACGTGGCCGCCCGATGCGTGGAAGATCGGCGGCGGCACGGTGTGGGGATGGATCTCATACGATCCCGAAACCAACGCGATCTTCTACGGCACCGGCAACGGCGGTCCGTGGAATCCCGACCAGAGACCGGGTGACAACAAGTGGACATGCGGCCTGTGGGCGCGCGATCTCGACAGCGGCCAGGCGCGCTGGTTCTACCAGTTCAGCCCGCACGACCTGTACGACTGGGACGCGATCAACGAGCAGATCCTGACCGAGCTCGAGATCGGCGGTACCAAACGCAAGGTCCTCATCCGGCCGGAGCGCAACGGCTACATCTACGTGATGGATCGCGCGACCGGCGAGCTCCTGTCGGCGACGGGATTCGTCCACAACACCGCGACCAAGGGCGTCGACCTCAAAACCGGCGAGCTGCTGCACATCGACGAAATGAAACCGGTCATGGGCAAGGTCGTGCGCGACATCTGCCCGGCCGCGCCCGGAGCGAAAGACTGGAATCCATCGGCGTACTCGCCGAAGACCGGGCTGCTTTACCTGCCGCACAACAACCTCTGCATGGACTTCGAAGGCATGTCGGCCAACTACATTGCCGGCACGCCGTACGTCGGCGCCGAAGTGCGCATGCATGCGGGGCCCGAGGGAAACCGCGGCCTGTTTACCGCGTGGGATCCGGTCGGTGCGAAGGTCGTGTGGCAGATCAAGGAAGATCTGCCGGTGTGGAGCGGCGCGCTCGTGACGGCAGGCGACATCGTTTTCTACGGAACGATGGAAGGCTGGTTCAAGGCGCTCGATGCGCGCACCGGCGAGCTTCTGTGGCAGTTCAAGACCGGCTCCGGAATCATCGGACAGCCGATCACTTACCGCGCACCCGACGGTCGCCAGTACGTTGCTGTACTTTCGGGAGTCGGCGGCTGGTCCGGTGCGATCGTCGCCGGCGACCTCGATCCGCGCGATCAGTCGGCCGCGCTCGGTTTCGTCGGCGCGGTGCCCGACCTCCTCGACAAAAGCACAAAAGGAGGCACGCTCTATGCGTTTGCGCTTCCATAG
- the ctaD gene encoding cytochrome c oxidase subunit I: MSAAAAEPLVEFDEAELERTWRRPPGLWGWLTTVDHKEIGMRFIVTALVFFALGGVLALMMRIQLARPDNHFVGPDLYDQIFTMHGTTMMFLFAIPVMEAMGLYLVPLMIGTRNVAFPRLAAFSYWLFLFGGITLFTFFLLNIGPDAGWFMYVPLAGPAFSPGKRVDIWSQLINFTEISALAASIELIVTTFKMRAPGMSLGRIPIFVWAMVITSFMVVFAMPAVMTCSLFLTTDRLVATHFYNQAEGGDPLLWQHLFWFFAHPEVYIVFIPATGFVAAMLPAFTRRPVFGYPAIVSAASAVAFLGFGLWVHHMFATGLPQLGTSFFSASTMAIAVPSGVQVFCWTATLWSGRIVPRVPMLFVLGFLFLFILGGFTGVMQASEPLDLQLHDTYFVVAHFHYVLIGGSMFPLFGALYYWFPKMTGRLTNETLGVTSFVLLFAGFNLTFFPMHLLGLHGMPRRVYTYLPETGWGTDNLIATIGATILAAGVLAMVFNMLWSLRRGAPAGDNPWMADSLEWSVPSPPPVYNFAYLPYVGSRAPLWTRRDDDPVVTGLRTDCREVLLTHTSDASPDSVSLLPEPSIWPMMLALSATVTFILSCFTPWAVPLGAVLVFISLVGWASPGGSEGRCRMKPVARMTREELARLSEIAA; encoded by the coding sequence ATGAGCGCCGCAGCCGCCGAACCGCTGGTCGAATTCGACGAGGCCGAGCTCGAGCGTACGTGGCGCCGGCCGCCGGGCCTGTGGGGCTGGCTGACTACGGTCGATCACAAGGAGATCGGGATGCGCTTCATCGTGACCGCGCTCGTCTTCTTCGCGCTCGGCGGCGTGCTGGCGCTGATGATGCGCATCCAGCTCGCGCGCCCCGACAACCATTTCGTCGGCCCCGACCTCTACGATCAGATCTTCACGATGCACGGCACGACGATGATGTTCCTGTTTGCCATACCGGTCATGGAAGCGATGGGCCTTTACCTGGTGCCGCTGATGATCGGCACGCGCAACGTCGCATTCCCGCGCCTTGCCGCATTCAGCTACTGGCTGTTCCTGTTCGGCGGGATCACGCTGTTCACGTTCTTCCTGCTCAATATCGGGCCGGACGCGGGCTGGTTCATGTACGTGCCGCTGGCCGGGCCTGCGTTCTCACCTGGCAAGCGCGTCGACATCTGGTCGCAGCTCATCAATTTTACCGAGATCTCGGCGCTGGCCGCGTCGATCGAGCTGATCGTCACGACGTTCAAGATGCGCGCACCGGGAATGTCGCTCGGCCGCATCCCGATCTTCGTGTGGGCGATGGTCATCACGTCGTTCATGGTCGTGTTCGCGATGCCCGCCGTCATGACGTGCAGCCTTTTCCTTACGACCGACCGCCTCGTCGCGACGCACTTCTACAATCAGGCCGAGGGCGGAGACCCTCTCTTGTGGCAGCACCTGTTCTGGTTCTTCGCGCATCCGGAGGTCTACATCGTCTTCATTCCGGCCACCGGGTTCGTCGCCGCCATGCTGCCGGCATTCACTCGACGTCCGGTGTTCGGATACCCCGCGATCGTGAGCGCCGCATCCGCCGTCGCTTTTCTCGGCTTCGGCCTGTGGGTGCACCACATGTTCGCAACCGGGCTGCCGCAGCTCGGAACGAGCTTCTTTTCGGCATCCACGATGGCGATCGCCGTGCCGAGCGGGGTGCAGGTGTTCTGCTGGACCGCAACGCTCTGGAGCGGTCGCATCGTGCCGCGGGTTCCGATGCTGTTCGTGCTCGGCTTCCTGTTCCTGTTCATCCTCGGCGGTTTTACCGGCGTGATGCAGGCCAGCGAGCCGCTCGATCTGCAGCTGCACGACACCTATTTCGTCGTCGCGCACTTCCACTACGTGCTGATCGGCGGCTCGATGTTCCCGCTGTTCGGCGCGCTCTACTACTGGTTCCCGAAGATGACCGGCCGGCTCACGAACGAGACGCTCGGAGTGACGAGCTTCGTGCTGCTGTTCGCGGGCTTCAACCTGACGTTCTTTCCGATGCACCTGCTCGGCCTTCACGGCATGCCCCGCCGCGTCTACACGTATCTCCCCGAAACCGGCTGGGGCACCGACAACCTGATCGCTACGATCGGCGCGACAATCCTTGCGGCCGGCGTGCTGGCGATGGTCTTCAACATGCTGTGGAGCCTGCGGCGCGGCGCGCCCGCGGGCGACAATCCATGGATGGCCGACTCGCTCGAATGGTCGGTGCCGTCGCCGCCGCCCGTGTACAACTTCGCATACCTGCCGTACGTGGGCTCGCGCGCGCCGCTGTGGACGAGGCGTGACGACGACCCGGTAGTGACGGGCCTGCGCACCGATTGCCGCGAGGTCCTGCTGACGCACACCAGCGACGCCAGCCCCGACAGCGTCTCGCTGCTGCCGGAGCCGAGCATCTGGCCGATGATGCTCGCGCTGTCGGCTACCGTCACGTTCATCCTGAGCTGCTTTACGCCGTGGGCCGTGCCGCTCGGCGCGGTGCTCGTCTTCATTTCCCTCGTCGGATGGGCTTCGCCGGGAGGCAGCGAAGGGCGGTGCCGCATGAAACCGGTCGCCCGCATGACGCGCGAGGAGCTCGCGCGGCTGAGCGAGATCGCGGCATGA